In Zalophus californianus isolate mZalCal1 chromosome 17, mZalCal1.pri.v2, whole genome shotgun sequence, one DNA window encodes the following:
- the SIGLEC10 gene encoding sialic acid-binding Ig-like lectin 10, producing MVASGEDRKCHVGLRIRSTFHTSGAWDSAFSAGCFLSALPIARPSVWGQVQVPPRAKMLLLMLLALLWGGSPAQDLGFSLQVQRVVMVQEGLCVRVPCTLSYPPIGWMEDTPALGYWFLAGTDSSVGRPVATNDQNRAVRTVPQDRFQLVGDPQKWSCSLLIKEAQMEDSAPYFFRVERGRHVQYNFLKNQFYLQVTALTQQPDVYAPEILEPGHQVTLICVFNWTFEECPAPTFSWLGAAVSAPGPRPTSSSFSVLTLTPRPQDHGTHLTCRVDFSRKGLSTERTIRLNVAYAPKDLVISVSRANTSALEPPAHSPHLEAEKGQFLRLHCAADSQPPATLSWALEDRVLLRSHPQGSGPLELVLPGVKPGDSGCYTCRAENRLGSQSRTLDLSVQYAPENLRVMTLRANRTVLENLRNGTSLPVLEGQSLRLLCVTHSNPPARLSWVLGGQTLSPFQPADPGILELPQIQMEHEGDLTCQAQNPLGSQHVSLRLSVVYPPRLLSPSCSWEGEGLHCSCSSRAQPAPTLRWRLGEGLLEGNHSNASWTITSSSAGPWANSSLSLSGPLGSGLRLSCEARNAHGKQSAALLLLPDKGLISKAFANGTFLGIGIMTLLFLCLLLVMKTLKEKQTQAGTPPRPRATRRSTILDYINVFPNPGPLAQNRKATPSSPSQAPPTGAHSLEFKKNQKELHVAHTCPRPKSFTQASESENNQEELHYATLHFSGLRPWEPKDTYSEYADIKFH from the exons ATGGTGGCGAGTGGTGAGGACAGGAAGTGTCATGTGGGGCTCAGAATCAGGAGCACATTTCACACATCGGGCGCCTGGGACTCAGCTTTCTCTGCTGGAtgcttcctctctgcccttcccattGCCCGGCCCAGCGTCTGGGGGCAGGTCCAAGTGCCTCCTCGTGCAAAGATGCTCCTGCTGATGCTCTTGGCCCTGCTGTGGGGCG ggTCCCCGGCTCAGGACCTAGGATTCTCGCTGCAGGTGCAGAGGGTGGTGATGGTGCAGGAGGGCCTGTGTGTGCGCGTGCCCTGCACCCTCTCCTACCCCCCGATAGGCTGGATGGAGGATACCCCCGCTCTTGGCTACTGGTTCCTAGCCGGGACAGACTCGAGCGTCGGAAGGCCAGTGGCCACCAACGACCAGAATCGGGCAGTGCGGACTGTGCCCCAGGATCGATTTCAGCTCGTTGGTGATCCCCAGAAGTGGAGTTGTTCCCTGCTGATCAAAGAGGCCCAGATGGAGGACTCGGCGCCGTACTTCTTTCGGGTGGAGAGAGGCCGCCACGTGCAatacaattttttgaaaaaccagtTCTATCTGCAAGTGACAG CCCTGACACAGCAGCCAGATGTCTACGCCCCAGAGATCCTGGAGCCAGGACACCAGGTGACACTCATCTGTGTGTTTAACTGGACCTTTGAGGAATGTCCAGCCCCTACTTTCTCCTGGCTGGGGGCCGCTGTCTCCGCCCCAGGACCCAGACCGACGTCCTCCTCCTTCTCGGTGCTTACTCTCACGCCGAGACCCCAGGACCATGGCACCCACCTCACCTGCCGTGTAGACTTCTCCAGGAAGGGCCTGAGCACAGAGAGAACCATCCGACTTAATGTCGCCT ATGCCCCCAAAGACCTGGTTATCAGCGTTTCCCGGGCCAACACGTCAG CCCTGGAGCCCCCAGCACACAGCCCACATCTAGAGGCTGAGAAAGGCCAGTTCCTGCGACTGCACTGTGCTGCCGACAGCCAGCCCCCTGCCACACTGAGCTGGGCCCTGGAGGACAGGGTCCTGTTGAGGTCCCACCCCCAGGGCTCCGGACCTCTCGAGCTGGTGCTGCCGGGGGTAAAGCCTGGGGATTCGGGCTGCTATACCTGCCGAGCCGAGAACAGGCTTGGCTCCCAGAGCCGCACCCTGGACCTCTCTGTGCAGT ATGCCCCAGAGAACCTGAGAGTGATGACCCTGCGCGCAAATAGGACAG TCCTGGAAAACCTCAGGAATGGCACATCCCTCCCAGTCCTGGAGGGCCAAAGCTTGCGTCTGCTCTGTGTCACCCACAGCAACCCCCCAGCCCGGCTGAGCTGGGTGCTGGGGGGACAGACTCTGAGCCCCTTCCAGCCCGCAGACCCCGGGATCCTGGAGCTCCCTCAGATACAAATGGAGCATGAAGGAGACCTCACCTGCCAAGCTCAGAACCCGCTGGGCTCCCAGCACGTCTCCCTGCGTCTCTCTGTGGTCT ACCCCCCGCGGCTGctcagcccctcctgctcctgggaGGGCGAGGGGCTGCACTGCAGCTGTTCCTCCCGAGCCCAGCCGGCCCCCACCCTGCGCTggcggctgggggaggggctgctggaggggaacCACAGCAACGCCTCCTGGACCATCACCTCCAGCTCTGCGGGGCCCTGGGCCAAcagctccctgagcctcagcgGGCCGCTGGGCTCCGGCCTCAGACTCAGCTGCGAGGCCCGGAACGCCCACGGGAAGCAGAGCGCCGCCCTCCTGCTGCTGCCAG ATAAAGGACTCATCTCAAAAGCATTCGCCAATGGAACATTTCTGGGAATTGGCATCATGAccctccttttcctctgcctcctcctggtCAT GAAGACTCTGAAGGAGAAACAGACCCAGGCGGGGACTCCGCCGAGGCCCAGGGCCACACGGAGAAGCACGATCCTGGACTATATCAACGTGTTCCCTAACCCTGGCCCCTTG GCTCAGAATCGGAAAGCCACACCGAGCAGTCCTTCCCAGGCCCCTCCTACAGGCGCTCACTCCCTGGAATTTAAGAAGAACCAGAAGGAGCTGCATGTTGCCCACACTTGTCCAAGACCCAAATCATTCACTCAAGCCTCAGAATCAGAGAATAACCAAGAGGAGCTCCATTACGCTACCCTCCACTTCTCAGGCCTCAGACCATGGGAGCCCAAGGACACCTACTCGGAGTACGCAGACATCAAGTTCCACTGA